The genomic segment GTGTCGCCCTCGACGCCGACCACCGTGAAGGGGAGGACGCTGCCGTCTTCGGCCTGGGCGTAGTAGGTCGCCCCCACCTCCACCTCGTCGTCGAAGTCGGCGCGGTCGAGGTCTTCCACGTTGTCCTCGTCGCGTTCGCCGTAGCCGTCTTCGGGCTGGACGGTGACGTGCAGGCTGTCGCCGGCCTTCTTGCCCTCCAGCGCCCGCTCCAGGCCGGGGATGATGTTGCTGTGGCCGTGGAGGTACGTCAGGGGCTCGCCGGCTTCGCTCTGGTCCACGACCTCGCCGTCCACCTTGAGCACGTAGTCGAGTTCGACAACCTTGTCTTGCGTGATGTTCATGGGGTTCTCCGTTTCTCGTAAGGACGGCACAATGGGAGCCGACTTGCCCCCGGAGTGTACCCTCCCCGCCCTCCCCGGAGAATCGGCCTTAACGGAATCGAAATAGTGAGGAGGGGGTGGGTGGCGCCCGTCCCCGCCCTATCCTGCCCGCATGACGCCCCGCCGCCCCGACTTCCCCATGTTCGTCAGCGTCCAAGGGGCGCGGGAGATGCTCGCCGCCCTCCTCCCCGAGCCCGGACGGGAGGAGGTGCCGCTCGCCGGGGCCCGGGGCCGCACGCTCGCCGCGCCCCTCTGCGCCCTCGTCAGCCATCCCAGCGCGACCGAGAGCGCCCTCGACGGCATCGCCGCCCGGGAGGAGGACACGCTGGGTGCTGCCCCCCCTTCGCCCGTCCGGCTGCGGGTGGTCGGGGAGAGCCGCGCCGGAGTTCCCTTCGCGGGCACGGTCGGTCCCGGCGAGTGCGTCCGCATCTACACGGGCGCTCCCCTCCCGGCGGGCGCCGACGCGATCTGCCCGGTCGAGCAACTGACCGAGGGCGGCGCCGAATACGTCCTTCTCACGCGCCCCGCCAGCCCCGGCGACGTGCGGCCCGAGGGCGGGGATTTCCGGGCGGGGGAGACGGTGCTGGAGGCGGGCGCCGTGCTCACCCCCCCGCGGGTGGCTCTGGCCGCCGCTCTGGGCCATGCCCGGGTGCCGGTGCGCCGTCGCCTGCGGGTGGCGCTGCTCTCGACCGGGGACGAGGTGATCGAGCCCGGCGGGCCCCTGTCGCCCGGGCAGGTGTACGACAGCAACCGCTACGGCCTGCACGCCATGCTGGAGGAGTGCGGCTGCGAGGTCGCGGCGCTCGGCCACGCGCCCGACAGCCCGGAGGCCCTCGGGGAGAGCATCGCGCGGGCGGGCGGGGCGGACGTGCTCCTCACGAGCGGCGGGGTCAGCATGGGACGGTACGACTTCATGCGCGACCTGCTCGTCGAACACGGGCGAGTCGCCTTCTGGAAGGTGCGGATGCGCCCCGGCGGCCCGGCCCTCCTCGGCGGCTGGAACGGCCTTCCCGTCTTCGGGCTGCCGGGCAACCCGGTGAGCAGCCTCGTCGTGTTCCACGTCATCGTGCGCCCCGCCCTCACCGGACAGCCCGTGCAGACCCTCCGGCTGCGGGCGGGCACGGCCTTTCGCACCCTACCCGACAAGACGGCGTTCTGGCGGGCGACGATTCGGGACGGCGAGGTGCACGACTACCCGAAGCAGGGGAGCGGCGTCCTGCGCTCGCTGAGCGACACGGGCGCCCTCGTCGTCGTGCCGGAGGGGGTGCGGGTGGAGGCGGGGGACGAAGTGGACGTGGTGCTGCTGTAGGAGTCTACCTGGGAGTCGGTCGGCGTCGCAGGGTCACCGCCAGGGCGAGCCCGGTGCGAAGGCGGCTGCCTTTGCCGTCACGGGTTGACTTCCTGCTCCGGGACACGCGGGGGCGGGGACGTGTGGTCCCGTTCGTCCTCGCCGGGCACCCGCCGCGCCAGCGCCCACCCGCTGAGGAGCGCCGCCTCCACCCTCGGGCCGTTGGGGTCGGGGGTATGCCAGTCGCCGCACCAGCCGATGCCCAGCGCCGGGTCCCAGTGGGCGGGGCCGGGCGCGCGCTCGGTGGGCGTGGCGTACCGCCAGCGGTGGGCGAAGGCGTCAAGGGGCGTGAAGTCCCCCACCACCTCGCGGGCAGCGGTGAGAAGGTCGGGCAGCACCTCCTGCGGGCGCCGTTCGAGCTGAGCCCGGGTCCAGTCGGGCGTGGCGTGCAGCATCAGGGCGGGGGGGTGTCCGGGCTCCCGCTTGGTATGCTCACGCGCGATCCACTCGAGGACAGGGTGGCCGTAGAGCCGCAGGGCGACCCACTCGGCCTCCAGGTCCCGTTCCAGCACCACGCCCGCCGCCCAGTAGGGGTCGTACCGGACGCGCCCGACCTCCCCCGCCGCCCCGGCGAGGCCCGGAACGTCGTCCATGAGGTCGTGCAGGAGCGGCGCGACCTGCGGGCCGGGAAGGTTCAGAACGAGGCGCGGCGCCGCGAAGGTCGCCCCGTCGCGGGTGTGGACCCGCCAGCCGCCCCCCGTGCGCTCCAGGCTCGTGACCTCGGCGCCCGTCGTGACGGACAGACCCCGCGCGAGGTGACGCCCCAGCGCGCTCATTCCGGCGGGGGGCACGTACCGGGGATGCTCGGAGGGCGGGGTGGTGACGCTGCCCTCCCGCCACTCGCTCACCGAGCGCGTCCACACCCGCGGCCAGCCGCCCTGCACGCCCCCCTCCGCCAGCGCCCGGGTGCGGTCGTGGCGGGCGGTGAAAAAACGCGCCCCGTGGTCGAGCCGGGCCTCGCGCCCGTCGTCCAGCGTGACGCGGCGCGTCGAGGCCCGCCCGCTGATCCCGCGCGACTTGTCGAGAAGCTGGACGCTCATCCCGTCCCGCACGGCGTCTCCCGCCAGCGCCAGCCCGGCGAGCCCCGCCCCGACGATGAGGAGGTCGGTGCTCATGCGCCCCGGCGGACGGGTGAGGGCCGAAGGCTGGACGCCCTCACAGCAGCGCCCGGTGGTCCGCCAACATGCAGCGGTCCTGCACGACGTCGATGCCGCGCCCCATGAGGGCCTGCGCCGTGCGGTCGTCGCGGATGCCGAGCTGCATCCACACCACGCGGGGCGGGGGGGCCATGTTCAGGATGTCCTGAAGATGCTCGTGCACCTTGTCGCTGCGCCGGAAGAGTTCCACCACGTCCACGGGCGTGGTGATCTCGGCGAGGGTGGCGACCGCCCGGTGGCCGAAAAAGCTCTCGCCGCGCGCCGCGAGGGCCGGGTTGACGGGGATGACCGTGTACCCCTGGCGGTGGAGGTACTCGGGAACGTAGTAGGCGGGCTTCATGGGATCGCGGTGGAAGCCCACCACGGCCACGACCCTGTTCTCGGTGAGGATGCGAATCACGTCCTGGGTGCTCTGAAGCTGCGTCATGTCCCCTCCCCCAGCCCCGCGTAGGCCGCGCGCGCCGCCTCCAGCGTGATCTCCAGCTCCGCGTCCGTGTGTGCCGCCCCGACAAAGACGCTCTCGAACTGGGAAGGCGCCCAGTACACCCCGCGCGCGAGCATCGCCTGGAACCAGCGGGCGAAGGCCGCCGTGTCGCTGCGCGCCGCGTCCCCGTACGTCCGCACCGACCCGTCCGGCGCGCCTTGGTGGAAGGCCGTCAGCATCGAGCCGATGTGGTTCACGCTGATCATGACGCCCGCCTCCCGCGCCGCCGCCTTCAGGCCGTCCGCCAGCCGCGAGGTGTACCCCTCCAGCCGCTCGTAGATGCCCGGGTCGGCCTCCAGCACCGACAGGGTGGCGAGCCCCGCCGCCATCGCCAGGGGATTGCCGCTCAGGGTCCCCGCCTGGTACACGGGGCCCTGCGGGGAAACCCGGTCCATCACGTCCGCCCGCCCGCCGTACGCGCCGACGGGCAACCCGCCGCCGATCACCTTGCCCCAGCAGGTCAGGTCGGGGCTGAGGCCGAGCCGCCCGGTCGCGCCGTTCAGCGACAGGCGGAAGCCCGTCATCACCTCGTCGGCGATCAGGAGGGCCCCGGCGTCGCGGACGCGGTGCAGGGCGGCCAGGAACTCCGGCGTGGGGATCAGCACGCCCGCGTTGCCCACCACCGGCTCGAAGATCACCGCCGCGATCTCGTGTCCGCGCTCCGCCATCAGGGCGTCGAGGGCCGCCGGGTCGTTGTACTCGCTCACCAGGGTCAGCCGGGCGTACTCCCCCGGCACGCCCGCGCTGCTGGGGGCGGCCTGGCCGAGCCCGCCCTCCGCGTTCGTCATCAGGCCGCTGCCCGCCTCCACGAGCAGACCGTCGGCGTGGCCGTGGTAGTTGCCGCGGAACTTGAGGATGTGATTGCGCCCCGTGAAGCCGCGCGCCAGCCGCAGCGCGCTCATGGTCGCCTCGGTGCCGCTGTTCACGAAACGGACGCGCTCGGCCCCGGTGAGGCGGGTCACCGTCTCCGCGAGCAGCACCTCGCGCTCGCCGGGAGCGCCGAAGCTCGTGCCGCCCGCCAGGGCCTCGACAATCGCCTCCCGCACCGCGGGGTGGTCGTGGCCCAGGATCATCGGCCCCCACGAGCCGATGTAGTCCACGTAGCGGGTGCCGTCCACGTCGGTCAGGTAGGCCCCGTGCGCCTCGCGGATGAAGCGCGGGGTGCCGCCCACGGAGCGAAAGGCACGCACCGGACTGTTCACGCCGCCCGGCGTCACCGCCCGCGCCCGCGCGAAGAGGGCCTCGCTGCGGGCCGCCACAGAAGGAAAGGTCTCGGTCGTCATGGCGATCACCTTACGGCAAGCTGATGGGATCGGGGGGAAGGGAAAAGACAGTTGGAAGGGCGGCGGGGAGCGGGAAGTTCGTTCATTTTGGAGGGCGGACCACGAAACCTTCCGCCCCAGGTGTCGGGCCCGGCTAGGGTTCCTCTTCGGGGCAAAGCCGAGTCGCAAGCCTGGGTTCGTCGGTGCCGTGGTGACGGGGAAGCGCTCACCATGACGTTCTTGAGCAACCGCTCGGAGTTGCGCCTCGTGCCGGAGCGACACGCCGAGCAGGTCGCCTGCGCTGGATGCGGGCTGTCCCCGCAGCGGGGCGATGAGTTTGGAAGACGGTCAGGCCCTTGGCGTGGGTGGCCTCCCCACCCCTCCACCGGGTCCGGCCCGAACGCCTCTCTCACGTCTTCGTCCCCCTGCACGGTGTGTTCGGGCGAGCTTCCTGCCTGGTGAAACTTCCGGACGGCGAAGAGGGCGGCACCTTCCGGCCCGCCCCTCCCGGCTGGTCGCTGACGGCTCCCTACAACCCCAGCAATCCCAGCGCCGCCGTCTGCGTGAGCCCCTGGCGGGAGGGCTCGACCACGGCGCGTTCCTGCGGGGTGGCGGTCTGCACGGTCGTGTTCAGGTCGGGGAGGCGGCCTGACCCCAGGGCCGCGGCGGCCTGGGCGAAGTCGATGTTGGGCACGCCCAGGGCGCGGTTGACGGTGCCCCGGATCACGGCGTAGCGCTCGGGGCTCAGGCCCTCGCGGGCCAGGGCGGTCGCCTGGGCCTGCCGGGCGCGTCCGATGCTGCCTCCCACGTCGCGCAGCACGCCGACGATGGTGAGGACGTTCGGCGTCTGCCCGTTCTGGATGTCGGTCCAGACGTTCTGGAGGTTCGTGAAGCTGCCACCCAGGGCCGTGCTCACGTCCTGGCGCACCCGCAGGAAGCGCTGCACCTCCGCCTGCGTGACGGGAGCGCCGACATTGCCGCCCGGCGCGGGGGTCGTGCCGGTGGAGGAGCCGTTCCCATTGCCGGGGAGGCTGGGCACCTGCACTCCCGCTGTGCCCCCCTGCGGCGTCTGGGTCTGCGTCTGCGCCGTGGGGGCCTGCCACGAGGCGAGAAAGCCCCGCACGGGCTGGATCACGAAAAACCACGCCAGAGCCCCCAGCACCCCGAGCACCAGCAGGGAGCTGCCTCCACAGCCCAGGCAGCCGCAGCCGAGTCCACGTCTTGATCTCATGCCCCACCATACGGGCCCCGGATGAGCGGGGTTCCCGGCAGGCCCACCGGAACGCGTTCGGCACAGGCTCGGTTGACAGCGGCCCGGCGGGCGCTCTTAAATACAGGCGCTCATCCCATTCTCAGTGTGCGGCGTGCCGGACGGCGCGGCTTTTGTGGCGTCCCGCCGTGCCCTCCGGTCCACCTTTTCCGGTGGACGCGCCCTGCCCTCACCCTCTGGAGGTCCTATGTTTGCCCGACCCACCACCACGGCGGCCCGCGCGCTCGCCGCCCTCGCCTGCGGGCTCGCGCTCGCCGCTTGCGGACAGACCACCCCGGTCGCCGAGACCCGCGCCCACGACGGGCGCACCTTCACGCCGGTCGAGGCCACCACCGCCCCCATCGCGGGGGCCACCCTCTACAAGGGGCAGCACGCGGGCATCCAGGGGCAGGCGAGCTACCTGATCGAGGTTCCCGACAACTGGAACGGCACGCTGGTCATGTACACCCACGGCTACCGCGGCACGGGCAAGGAGCTGACGGTCGATCCCCCGTCCATCCGGCAGTACCTGATTTCGCAGGGGTACGCCTGGGCGGCGAGCAGCTACTCGGCGAACTACTACGACGTGAGGGCCGGGGTGGAGGACACGAACGCGCTGGCGCTGGCCTTCGGGCAGCTCACGGGCGGGAGGTACCCGGCGCCGGGCAAGTACCTGATTATGGGCTTCTCGATGGGCGGGCACGTGGCCGGGGCCGCCGTCGAGAAGGAGACGCTCGCCACCGCGCGCAACAAGGTGAGCTACGCCGCCGCCCTGCCCATGTGCGGGGTGATGGACGAGGAGTACGAGTTCCGCTGGCTCGGCGACTACACCCTCGCCGCCGCGCAGCTCGCGGGCTTCGGGCCCCGGACCTTCCCGCAGAGCGACTACCAGACGCTGCTCCCCGACATCAAGGCGGCGCTCTTCGACAGCACCTCGGGCACGCTCTGGCAGGAGAACGCGGTGCAGGGGGCAAAGCTGCGCGAGATCGCCCGCAACCTCACGGGTGGGGACCGTCCCGTTTTCAACCTCGGGTTCCGGGTGGGCAGCCTGCAAAACGCGGTGTTCGGCACGGGCGGCTCGGACGGCACGTTGAGCGGCATCCTGAACAAGAACCTCTACGGCAACGAGGGCGTGACCTACCGCTGGACGACGGGCGACATCACCCCCGCCGAGGTCGCCTTCAACGCCTCCATCCTGCGGGTGAAGGCCGACCCGGAGGCCAACCGCGCCCGCCAAGGCGGTCTGCGCTGGCTGCCGCGCGTGAACGGCGAGTTCAGCGTGCCGGTCCTGACCCTGCACACGCTGGGCGACTTCTACGTGCCCTTCGCCCACGAGCAGAGGTACCGCCTCGCGGCGCAGGCGAGCGGCAACGGCGACCGCCTCGTCCAGCGGGCCATCCGCGCCCCCGGACACTGCGACTTCACCGGCCCGGAGATCGTCGAGGCCTTTGGCGACCTCGTGCGGTGGGAGCAGACCGGGCAAAAGCCCGCCGGGGACGACGTGCTCACCCCCGCCGTGGTCGCCGACCCGGCCTACGGCTGCCGCTTCACGCGCGGGGTGCGAGCGGGCGTCGAGGCCTGCCCCGCGACCCCCTG from the Deinococcus planocerae genome contains:
- a CDS encoding FKBP-type peptidyl-prolyl cis-trans isomerase, whose translation is MNITQDKVVELDYVLKVDGEVVDQSEAGEPLTYLHGHSNIIPGLERALEGKKAGDSLHVTVQPEDGYGERDEDNVEDLDRADFDDEVEVGATYYAQAEDGSVLPFTVVGVEGDTVQVDFNPPLAGMVLNFDVTVKSVRDATGEELEHGHAHAAGMHEHE
- the glp gene encoding gephyrin-like molybdotransferase Glp codes for the protein MTPRRPDFPMFVSVQGAREMLAALLPEPGREEVPLAGARGRTLAAPLCALVSHPSATESALDGIAAREEDTLGAAPPSPVRLRVVGESRAGVPFAGTVGPGECVRIYTGAPLPAGADAICPVEQLTEGGAEYVLLTRPASPGDVRPEGGDFRAGETVLEAGAVLTPPRVALAAALGHARVPVRRRLRVALLSTGDEVIEPGGPLSPGQVYDSNRYGLHAMLEECGCEVAALGHAPDSPEALGESIARAGGADVLLTSGGVSMGRYDFMRDLLVEHGRVAFWKVRMRPGGPALLGGWNGLPVFGLPGNPVSSLVVFHVIVRPALTGQPVQTLRLRAGTAFRTLPDKTAFWRATIRDGEVHDYPKQGSGVLRSLSDTGALVVVPEGVRVEAGDEVDVVLL
- a CDS encoding NAD(P)/FAD-dependent oxidoreductase, producing MSTDLLIVGAGLAGLALAGDAVRDGMSVQLLDKSRGISGRASTRRVTLDDGREARLDHGARFFTARHDRTRALAEGGVQGGWPRVWTRSVSEWREGSVTTPPSEHPRYVPPAGMSALGRHLARGLSVTTGAEVTSLERTGGGWRVHTRDGATFAAPRLVLNLPGPQVAPLLHDLMDDVPGLAGAAGEVGRVRYDPYWAAGVVLERDLEAEWVALRLYGHPVLEWIAREHTKREPGHPPALMLHATPDWTRAQLERRPQEVLPDLLTAAREVVGDFTPLDAFAHRWRYATPTERAPGPAHWDPALGIGWCGDWHTPDPNGPRVEAALLSGWALARRVPGEDERDHTSPPPRVPEQEVNP
- a CDS encoding CoA-binding protein, whose protein sequence is MTQLQSTQDVIRILTENRVVAVVGFHRDPMKPAYYVPEYLHRQGYTVIPVNPALAARGESFFGHRAVATLAEITTPVDVVELFRRSDKVHEHLQDILNMAPPPRVVWMQLGIRDDRTAQALMGRGIDVVQDRCMLADHRALL
- the hemL gene encoding glutamate-1-semialdehyde 2,1-aminomutase, with product MTTETFPSVAARSEALFARARAVTPGGVNSPVRAFRSVGGTPRFIREAHGAYLTDVDGTRYVDYIGSWGPMILGHDHPAVREAIVEALAGGTSFGAPGEREVLLAETVTRLTGAERVRFVNSGTEATMSALRLARGFTGRNHILKFRGNYHGHADGLLVEAGSGLMTNAEGGLGQAAPSSAGVPGEYARLTLVSEYNDPAALDALMAERGHEIAAVIFEPVVGNAGVLIPTPEFLAALHRVRDAGALLIADEVMTGFRLSLNGATGRLGLSPDLTCWGKVIGGGLPVGAYGGRADVMDRVSPQGPVYQAGTLSGNPLAMAAGLATLSVLEADPGIYERLEGYTSRLADGLKAAAREAGVMISVNHIGSMLTAFHQGAPDGSVRTYGDAARSDTAAFARWFQAMLARGVYWAPSQFESVFVGAAHTDAELEITLEAARAAYAGLGEGT
- a CDS encoding alpha/beta hydrolase — encoded protein: MFARPTTTAARALAALACGLALAACGQTTPVAETRAHDGRTFTPVEATTAPIAGATLYKGQHAGIQGQASYLIEVPDNWNGTLVMYTHGYRGTGKELTVDPPSIRQYLISQGYAWAASSYSANYYDVRAGVEDTNALALAFGQLTGGRYPAPGKYLIMGFSMGGHVAGAAVEKETLATARNKVSYAAALPMCGVMDEEYEFRWLGDYTLAAAQLAGFGPRTFPQSDYQTLLPDIKAALFDSTSGTLWQENAVQGAKLREIARNLTGGDRPVFNLGFRVGSLQNAVFGTGGSDGTLSGILNKNLYGNEGVTYRWTTGDITPAEVAFNASILRVKADPEANRARQGGLRWLPRVNGEFSVPVLTLHTLGDFYVPFAHEQRYRLAAQASGNGDRLVQRAIRAPGHCDFTGPEIVEAFGDLVRWEQTGQKPAGDDVLTPAVVADPAYGCRFTRGVRAGVEACPATP